In one Labeo rohita strain BAU-BD-2019 unplaced genomic scaffold, IGBB_LRoh.1.0 scaffold_96, whole genome shotgun sequence genomic region, the following are encoded:
- the LOC127162527 gene encoding guanylyl cyclase-activating protein 1 translates to MLAWGSGEQSLLKLRRCSGIMGNSSSMSVKDLSACQSHQWYRKFMTECPSGQLTFYEFKKFFGLKNLTETSNEYVMTMFKTFDINDDGCIDFMEYVAALSLVLKGGVQQKLRWYFKLFDVDGSGCIDREELLLIFKAIQAINGVEQEFTAEELTDMVFNKIDVNGDGELSLDEFIEGIQADEVLSVMLTQSLDLTHIVSNIYTDIDSEQQLN, encoded by the exons ATGTTGGCGTGGGGAAGCGGTGAGCAATCTCTCCTGAAGCTCCGGCGCTGCAGTGGCATCATGGGAAACTCGTCCAGCATGTCTGTGAAGGACCTGAGCGCCTGTCAGTCCCACCAGTGGTACCGCAAGTTCATGACAGAGTGTCCGTCCGGTCAGCTCACCTTCTACGAGTTCAAGAAGTTCTTTGGCTTGAAGAATCTGACAGAAACATCAAACGAGTACGTCATGACCATGTTCAAGACGTTCGACATAAACGAC GACGGCTGTATTGATTTCATGGAGTACGTGGCGGCTCTGAGTTTGGTTCTGAAGGGTGGAGTTCAGCAGAAACTGCGCTGGTACTTCAAACTGTTCGACGTGGACGGCAGTGGTTGCATTGACCGGGAGGAGCTGCTGCTCATCTTCAAG gccATTCAAGCCATTAACGGAGTAGAGCAGGAGTTTACCGCTGAGGAACTGACCGACATGGTGTTTAACAAGATTGATGTTAATGGAGACG gtGAGCTGTCTCTGGATGAGTTTATCGAGGGCATCCAGGCGGACGAGGTTCTGTCTGTGATGTTGACCCAGAGTCTGGATCTGACTCATATCGTCAGTAATATCTACACAGACATCGACTCTGAGCAGCAGCTCAACTGA